The region GGCCGACGAAGATGGGCTCGGTGCCGCGCGGCGTCGGCGAGTCCGGGCCGACGCCCTCCAGCGTCTCGGCCTCATACCAGGGTCCCCAGGACCCGTCGGCCTTTTTGGCCCGCACTTTCGCCGTGGTGCCGCTGAGGTCCTCCGCGGTCAGCGCAACCATCGAGAACGGCGTGTCCTGGTGCACCTCGCGCACGGTCTCCCCACCGCCGACCCCGGTCAGCGGTTGCTGGGTCAGCTGCGGCGCCTGGCTGGAGTGCTTGTCGTCGTGGCCGTCAGGCAACCCGTTGATTGCGAACGGCAGCATCACGACTGTCGCCGCGAGTGCGGTGAACAGCAGCGACGGCGCGGGACGACGGCACGGCACGGACCGATGTTACGTATGTGTCAGTTGTTACCAGTGTTTCGACACGGTGCTTACGTGAACTAAATGCAGGCCGCAACCTGCAACGGCACCGCAGAGCTCGGGGGCTGGTCTGCGGTGCCGTCTGGTTGCAGGACTATTGCCGAACTACAGGCCCGGAATCGGGATGGCTCCCGGACCCGGGATCTCCGGGGCGGCCGCTCCGGCGGCAGCGGGAATGGCCGAGGTGGCGGCCGCGGCGGCATCCGCGGCAGGCGCGCCCGCGGGCTTGATGGCCGACATGATGGCCGGCATCAGCACGCCCTTGAGCAGGTCGATCGCCTGACCGGCGCCGAGTTGGTTGGCGGCACTGGACAGGTCGCCGAGCAGGCCCGGGCTGCCGCCGGTGGCGGCGGGTGCGGCCAGCGACGGATCACCGAGGATCGGGTAGGTGCCCGCCGCAGGGTCCAGCCCGACCGGCGCCGAGATCGGCACCTCGCCAGGTGCAGGCAGCGCGCCCGCGTTGGATATCGGCGACGCCAGTGCGGGATCCGTCGCGCCGGCCGGTGGGGTGGTCAGACCCGGCGTCGCCAGTCCGGGAACTTGCCCTGTCGGACTGGTCAGCGCCGGGTTCGTCAATGCCGGGTTACTCAGCGCCGGGTCGGTCAGCGCGGGTCCCGTCGCGGTGGTAGGCGAGAGGCTGGCGCTCGGCGTGGTCAGGCCCGGCGTGGTCAACCCCGGGGTGGTCAACCCTGGCGTCGTCAACCCCGGTGTGGTCAGACCGGGTGCCGTCAGCGACGGCGACGTCAACCCGGGCGTGGTCAGGCTGGGGCTGGTCAGCGTCGTCGGGGTGCTGGCGCCTGAGCCGGTGAGCAGACTGGTCGGCATCGGGGGCAGGTTGATCCCGAACTGCGACAGGCCCTGCGAGAGCGCCGACATCAGTTCGTTGGGCAGGTCGGTGATCATCGCGGCCTGGACGAACTGGCGGTGCTGCGTCGGGGGTTTGGTGCTGTCGGACAGGTCGGACACGGCGATCACTGCTGCTGGACTCGCGACTGCCAGGGCGGCGACCGCGCTCATGGCTGTGGAAAGCCTGCGTCGACGTCGGTTCGGCACGGAAGTCTCCTCAATATATGGACTACGTCTGGTACGTGCGCTTGGCTGCCTCGCCAAGAAGTAACGTGATCGACGGTACTGGTGTGACTAATGAGGTAGAAGTGACGATGCGGAATTGTGAGCCGATCGCAACCTTCCGCCTTCTGTGGATTCGGGGCGCGCAGCGACGGTCGGATACCCTTGCTGCCGATGACTTCGCCTGATTCCCGGGACCCTTCGCTCCAGCCTTCTGGAGCCCGATTCGATCTTTTCGTCGTCGGTTCAGGATTCTTCGGCCTGACGATTGCCGAGCGCGTGGCGACCCAGTTGAACAAACGCGTTCTCGTCGTCGACCGGCGCCCGCACATCGGCGGCAACGCCTACTCCGAACCCGAACCGCAAACCGGCATCGAGGTGCACAAGTACGGGGCACACCTGTTTCACACGTCCAACCAGCGGGTGTGGGACTACGTGCGTCAGTTCACGGATTTCACCGGCTATCAGCACCGGGTGTTCGCGATGCACAACGGGCAGGCCTACCAGTTCCCGATGGGCCTCGGCCTCGTGTCGCAGTTCTTCGGCAAGTACTACTCGCCCGACGCGGCCCGCCAGCTGATCAAGGAGCAGGCGGCCGAGATCAAGACCGAGGACGCGCAGAACTTCGAGGAGAAGGCCATCTCGCTGGTCGGCCGGCCGCTGTACGAGGCTTTCCTTAAGCATTACACCGCCAAGCAATGGCAGACCGACCCGAAGGAACTGCCCGCCTCCACCATCACCCGGCTGCCGGTGCGCTACACCTTCGACAACCGCTACTTCAACGACACCTACGAAGGTCTGCCCGCCGAGGGGTACACCGCGTGGCTGCAGAACATGGCCGCCGACGACCGTATCGAGGTGCGGCTGAACACCGACTGGTTCGACGTCCGCGACTCGCTGCGTCAAAAGGCCCCGTCGGCTCCGGTTGTTTATACCGGACCGCTGGACCGGTACTTCGACTACGCCGAGGGTCGGTTGGGTTGGCGCACATTGGATTTCGAGGTTGAAGTGCTCGACACCGGAGATTTCCAGGGCACCCCGGTGATGAACTACAACGACGCCGACGTGCCCTATACGCGGATCCACGAGTTCCGCCACTTCCACCCCGAGCGGGATTACCCGACCGACAAGACGGTGATCATGCGGGAGTTCAGCAGGTTCGCAGGCGACGAAGACGAGCCGTACTACCCGATCAACACCGAAACCGACCGTGCGGTGCTGGCCGCCTACCGTGCGCGGGCAAAGGCCGAGACGGCATCATCGAAGGTGTTGTTCGGCGGCCGGTTGGGCACCTATCAGTACCTCGACATGCACATGGCCATCGCCAGCGCGCTGAACATGTACGACAACACGCTCGCGCCGCACCTGCGTGACGGCGCGCCACTGACCGACAATGGCACAGAAAGCAACAGCGCATGAGTGACATCCCGTCCGGCGCGCTCGACGCCGGGGAATCGAAGGCGGTCAGCCTGATCGCCCGCGTCATCCTGCCGCGCCCGGGTGAGCCGTTGGACGTCCGCAAGCTCTATATAGAGGAATCGGACACCAATGCCAGGCGTGCGCACGCGCCCGCCCGGACCACCCTGGAAATCGGTGCGGAGTCCGAGGTCTCGTTCGCGACGTACTTCAACGCCTTCCCCGCCAGTTACTGGCGACGGTGGTCGGTGCTGGAGTCGGTGGTGCTGCGTGTCGAGTTGAGCGGCAGTGCGCGCATCGACGTGTACCGCTCCAAGGCCACCGGAGCTCGCATCACCGTTGGCGGTGCGCCGGTGTCGAGCGACGACTCCGATGAGCCGGCCGTGGTGGAGTTCGAGATCGGTCTCGACCCGTTCGAGGACGGCGGCTGGAT is a window of Mycobacterium sp. 3519A DNA encoding:
- the glf gene encoding UDP-galactopyranose mutase; this translates as MTSPDSRDPSLQPSGARFDLFVVGSGFFGLTIAERVATQLNKRVLVVDRRPHIGGNAYSEPEPQTGIEVHKYGAHLFHTSNQRVWDYVRQFTDFTGYQHRVFAMHNGQAYQFPMGLGLVSQFFGKYYSPDAARQLIKEQAAEIKTEDAQNFEEKAISLVGRPLYEAFLKHYTAKQWQTDPKELPASTITRLPVRYTFDNRYFNDTYEGLPAEGYTAWLQNMAADDRIEVRLNTDWFDVRDSLRQKAPSAPVVYTGPLDRYFDYAEGRLGWRTLDFEVEVLDTGDFQGTPVMNYNDADVPYTRIHEFRHFHPERDYPTDKTVIMREFSRFAGDEDEPYYPINTETDRAVLAAYRARAKAETASSKVLFGGRLGTYQYLDMHMAIASALNMYDNTLAPHLRDGAPLTDNGTESNSA